A stretch of the Staphylococcus sp. NRL 16/872 genome encodes the following:
- the ybeY gene encoding rRNA maturation RNase YbeY — MFTIDFNDHTGLVKEDWYQQIDDLLNFAKDQENIKEEAELSVTFVDKDEIQDINKTYRDKDKVTDVISFALEEDEPEISGMDIPRVLGDIIICTDVAQEQADSYGHSFERELGFLALHGFLHLLGYDHMNEEDEKEMFGRQDTILNAYGLTRD; from the coding sequence ATGTTTACAATTGATTTTAATGATCACACTGGACTCGTCAAAGAGGATTGGTATCAACAAATTGATGACTTACTCAATTTTGCAAAAGATCAAGAAAATATCAAAGAAGAAGCTGAACTTTCAGTTACCTTTGTAGATAAAGATGAAATCCAAGATATTAACAAAACGTATCGCGATAAAGACAAAGTTACAGATGTTATTTCATTTGCACTTGAAGAAGACGAACCTGAGATTTCAGGCATGGACATTCCACGTGTATTAGGTGACATCATTATTTGTACTGATGTTGCTCAAGAACAAGCAGATAGTTATGGACATTCATTTGAACGTGAACTTGGATTTTTAGCATTACATGGATTTTTACATTTATTAGGTTATGATCATATGAATGAAGAAGATGAGAAAGAAATGTTTGGCCGTCAAGATACAATATTAAATGCTTATGGATTGACTAGAGATTAA
- a CDS encoding diacylglycerol kinase family protein codes for MNRFKYTFDGFKTLLIKDHNYLLHMIVALIAIILGFVFHLNRFEWMFIILAIVLVLTLEAVNTAIECVVDLVTMDYHELAKQAKDIAAFSVMLVSIFALIIGLIIFIPHIF; via the coding sequence ATAAATAGATTTAAATACACTTTTGATGGTTTTAAAACGCTTCTTATAAAAGATCATAATTACTTATTGCATATGATTGTTGCACTAATTGCAATTATTTTAGGATTCGTGTTTCATTTAAATCGATTTGAATGGATGTTTATAATACTAGCGATTGTTTTAGTACTGACGTTAGAAGCAGTTAATACTGCAATTGAGTGCGTGGTCGATTTAGTAACCATGGATTATCATGAACTTGCTAAACAAGCGAAAGATATAGCAGCGTTCAGTGTGATGTTAGTCTCTATCTTTGCATTGATTATAGGATTAATTATTTTTATTCCACATATTTTTTAG
- the cdd gene encoding cytidine deaminase, whose protein sequence is MSYQSHYFQEAREAQKRAYAPYSKFKVGAYLKAKDGRTFYGANVENAAYPSSICAERSSLVAAIAEGYRPGDFESITVTVDAEKPSSPCGTCRQVLKELCDDDMPVYMTNHKGELLESTVAELLPHGFSGKDLE, encoded by the coding sequence ATGAGTTATCAATCGCATTATTTTCAAGAAGCAAGAGAAGCACAAAAACGTGCCTATGCACCATATAGTAAATTCAAAGTCGGCGCTTATTTAAAAGCGAAAGATGGTCGTACATTTTATGGCGCTAATGTGGAAAATGCAGCATATCCATCTAGTATATGTGCTGAAAGATCAAGTCTAGTCGCAGCAATTGCAGAAGGCTACAGACCTGGGGACTTTGAATCTATTACTGTCACAGTTGATGCAGAGAAACCGTCATCGCCATGTGGCACTTGTAGACAAGTATTAAAAGAATTATGTGATGATGATATGCCAGTGTATATGACAAATCACAAAGGAGAATTATTAGAGTCAACGGTAGCAGAATTATTACCTCATGGCTTCTCAGGAAAGGATTTAGAATAA
- the era gene encoding GTPase Era — MTEYKSGFVSIIGRPNVGKSTFMNRVIGHKIAIMSDKAQTTRNKIQGVMTRDDAQIIFLDTPGIHKPKHKLGDYMMRVAKNTLSEIDAIMFMVNVNEEIGRGDEYIMEMLKNVKTPVFLVLNKIDLVHPDALMPRIEQYKEYMDFTEIVPISALEGLNVDHFIDVLKTYLPEGPKYYPDDQISDHPEQFVVSEIIREKILHLTSEEIPHAIGVNVDRMIKESEDRVRVEATIYVERDSQKGIVIGKGGKKLKEVGKRARQDIEMLLGSKVYLELWVKVQKDWRNKVNFIRQMGYIEDQD; from the coding sequence ATGACAGAATATAAGTCAGGATTTGTTTCTATTATAGGAAGACCAAATGTTGGTAAATCAACATTTATGAACAGAGTAATAGGACATAAAATTGCAATTATGTCAGATAAAGCTCAAACAACACGTAATAAAATTCAAGGTGTCATGACAAGAGATGATGCACAAATCATCTTTTTAGATACACCAGGCATCCACAAACCTAAACATAAATTAGGTGATTACATGATGCGTGTTGCTAAAAATACACTTTCAGAAATTGACGCTATTATGTTTATGGTAAACGTAAATGAAGAAATTGGACGTGGCGATGAGTACATTATGGAAATGTTGAAAAATGTTAAAACGCCAGTATTTTTAGTGCTAAATAAAATAGATTTAGTGCACCCAGATGCATTAATGCCAAGAATTGAACAATATAAAGAATATATGGATTTTACTGAAATCGTGCCAATTTCAGCATTAGAAGGCTTAAACGTTGACCATTTTATCGATGTTTTAAAAACATACTTACCTGAAGGGCCGAAGTATTATCCAGATGATCAAATTTCTGACCATCCAGAACAATTCGTAGTAAGTGAGATTATTCGTGAAAAAATCTTGCATTTAACGAGTGAAGAAATTCCGCACGCTATTGGTGTAAATGTAGATAGAATGATTAAAGAAAGCGAAGATCGTGTTAGAGTTGAAGCTACAATTTACGTAGAACGCGATTCTCAAAAAGGAATTGTAATCGGTAAAGGTGGAAAAAAACTCAAAGAAGTCGGTAAACGCGCTCGTCAAGATATCGAGATGCTACTTGGCTCAAAAGTATATTTAGAACTTTGGGTTAAAGTTCAAAAAGATTGGCGTAATAAAGTGAATTTCATTCGTCAAATGGGTTATATTGAAGACCAAGATTAA
- the recO gene encoding DNA repair protein RecO gives MLERQKGIIIKSVDYGESDKIITILNEYGAKIPLMVRRAKKSRTGLQAHTQLFVYGLFIYNKWRGMGTLSSIDVINQYYDLRLDIFNSSYATLCAETIDRSMEQDEVSTYHYQLLHFVLEKIEEGDSAQLMSIIVLLKCMSRFGFTAFFDHSAISGDTDQSQLVAYSFRFDGTITEKELTQDPHALRISNKTFYLLDVLQKLPINKMNHFNINQDILDEMSELLIMLYREYAGMYFKSQKLINQLKRLDE, from the coding sequence ATGCTCGAAAGACAAAAAGGGATTATTATTAAATCAGTTGACTATGGTGAATCTGATAAAATTATCACTATTTTAAATGAATATGGTGCTAAAATTCCTTTAATGGTTAGACGTGCTAAAAAATCAAGAACTGGCCTACAAGCCCATACGCAATTATTTGTGTATGGCTTATTTATTTATAATAAATGGCGCGGTATGGGGACTTTGTCTTCAATTGATGTCATTAATCAGTATTATGACTTACGTTTAGATATTTTTAATAGTAGTTATGCAACACTTTGCGCAGAAACGATTGATCGCTCGATGGAGCAAGATGAAGTGTCAACATATCATTATCAATTATTGCATTTTGTATTGGAAAAAATAGAAGAAGGCGACTCTGCTCAATTAATGTCAATCATTGTGTTATTAAAATGTATGAGCCGATTCGGTTTCACAGCTTTCTTTGACCATTCAGCAATTTCAGGAGATACAGATCAATCTCAACTAGTAGCATATAGCTTTAGATTTGACGGTACAATTACTGAAAAAGAACTAACACAAGATCCTCATGCTTTGCGTATTTCAAATAAAACATTTTATTTACTAGATGTTCTTCAAAAATTACCAATTAATAAAATGAATCATTTCAACATTAATCAAGACATTTTAGATGAAATGTCTGAATTACTTATTATGCTTTATAGAGAGTATGCAGGCATGTATTTCAAAAGTCAGAAACTTATAAATCAATTAAAACGACTTGATGAATAA
- a CDS encoding glycine--tRNA ligase: protein MVKDMDTIVALAKHRGFVFPGSDIYGGLSNTWDYGPLGVELKNNVKKAWWQKFITQSPFNVGIDAAILMNPKTWEASGHLGNFNDPMIDNKDSKIRYRADKLIEDYMQKEKGDENFIADGLSFDEMKKIIDDEGIVCPVSGTANWTDIRQFNLMFKTFQGVTEDSTNELFLRPETAQGIFVNYKNVQRSMRKKLPFGIGQIGKSFRNEITPGNFIFRTREFEQMELEFFCKPGEEIEWQNYWKTFASQWLKDLNINEENMRLRDHDEEELSHYSNATTDIEYRFPFGWGELWGIASRTDFDLKKHSEHSGEDFKYHDPETNEKYVPYCIEPSLGADRVTLAFLCDAYEEEGVEGSKDARTVMHFHPALAPYKAAVLPLSKKLSEEAIIIFEQLSAKFSVDFDESQSIGKRYRRQDEIGTPYCITFDFDSLEDNQVTVRDRDSMEQVRMPISELETFLAEKVAF from the coding sequence ATGGTTAAAGATATGGATACAATTGTAGCATTAGCAAAGCACAGAGGATTTGTATTCCCTGGTAGTGATATTTATGGAGGTTTATCAAACACTTGGGATTATGGTCCATTAGGTGTTGAATTAAAAAATAACGTTAAAAAAGCTTGGTGGCAAAAATTCATCACTCAATCACCATTTAATGTTGGTATTGATGCTGCTATTTTAATGAACCCTAAAACTTGGGAAGCATCAGGTCACTTAGGTAACTTTAATGACCCTATGATTGATAACAAAGATAGTAAAATTCGTTACCGTGCAGATAAATTAATTGAAGACTACATGCAAAAAGAAAAAGGCGATGAAAACTTTATTGCTGATGGCTTGAGCTTTGATGAAATGAAGAAAATCATTGACGACGAAGGTATTGTTTGTCCTGTTAGTGGTACAGCAAATTGGACAGATATTCGTCAATTCAATTTAATGTTCAAAACTTTCCAAGGTGTAACTGAAGACTCTACTAATGAGCTTTTCTTACGTCCAGAAACTGCTCAAGGTATTTTTGTAAACTACAAAAATGTACAACGTTCTATGCGTAAAAAATTACCATTTGGTATTGGTCAAATTGGTAAATCTTTCCGTAACGAAATCACTCCAGGTAACTTCATTTTCAGAACAAGAGAATTTGAACAAATGGAATTAGAATTCTTCTGTAAACCTGGTGAAGAAATCGAATGGCAAAACTATTGGAAAACATTTGCTAGCCAATGGTTAAAAGACTTAAATATTAACGAAGAAAACATGCGTTTACGTGACCATGATGAGGAAGAATTATCTCACTACTCTAATGCAACTACAGATATCGAATATCGTTTCCCATTTGGTTGGGGCGAACTTTGGGGTATCGCTAGTCGTACAGACTTTGATTTGAAAAAACATAGTGAACATTCAGGTGAAGATTTCAAATATCATGATCCTGAAACAAATGAAAAATACGTTCCATATTGTATTGAACCATCATTAGGTGCTGACCGTGTTACATTAGCTTTCTTATGTGATGCATATGAAGAAGAAGGTGTAGAAGGAAGTAAAGATGCACGTACAGTTATGCACTTCCACCCTGCTTTAGCGCCATATAAAGCTGCAGTGTTACCATTAAGTAAAAAATTATCAGAAGAAGCAATTATAATCTTCGAACAATTAAGCGCTAAATTCTCAGTTGACTTTGATGAATCTCAATCAATCGGTAAACGTTACCGTCGTCAAGATGAAATCGGTACACCATATTGTATCACTTTCGACTTCGATTCATTAGAAGATAACCAAGTAACTGTTCGTGATAGAGATTCTATGGAACAAGTACGTATGCCTATTTCAGAATTAGAAACATTCTTAGCTGAAAAAGTAGCATTTTAA
- a CDS encoding helix-turn-helix transcriptional regulator, producing MELSKRQEQIIEIVKTGGPITGEHIAEKLQLTRATLRPDLAILTMSGFLEARPRVGYYYSGKSKNKILSDQLRQYIVKDYMSPPVIVKEDMSIYDAICTIFLEDTGTLFITNDNNDFIGVCSRKDLLRASMIGEDIHTMPVGVNMSRMPNLTYLEEHELVIYAADQMIEKEIDSIPIVRKKDNNKYQVVGRISKTTIAKLFVSLFKE from the coding sequence ATAGAACTGAGTAAACGTCAAGAACAGATAATAGAAATTGTTAAAACTGGTGGCCCAATCACTGGAGAGCATATTGCTGAAAAATTACAACTCACTCGTGCCACTTTGCGACCCGACTTAGCTATCCTTACAATGTCAGGTTTTCTTGAAGCAAGACCACGAGTTGGCTATTATTATTCTGGTAAATCAAAAAATAAAATTTTGAGTGATCAGTTACGTCAATATATTGTAAAAGATTATATGTCACCGCCTGTAATTGTCAAAGAAGACATGAGCATTTATGATGCTATTTGTACTATTTTTCTCGAAGATACAGGAACGTTATTTATTACTAATGATAATAATGATTTTATAGGTGTTTGTTCAAGAAAGGACTTATTACGCGCATCAATGATTGGCGAAGACATTCATACTATGCCTGTAGGTGTTAATATGTCTAGAATGCCTAATCTTACTTATTTAGAGGAACATGAATTAGTCATATATGCGGCAGACCAAATGATTGAAAAAGAAATCGATTCTATCCCTATAGTTAGAAAAAAAGACAATAATAAATATCAAGTGGTAGGTCGCATTTCTAAAACAACAATAGCGAAATTATTCGTATCATTATTTAAAGAATAG
- a CDS encoding pyruvate, water dikinase regulatory protein gives MEDIKIIIASDSIGETAELVARACVSQFNPKECKHEFLRYPYIETFDNIDEVIQVAIDQNAIIVYTLVKPEMKDYMEDKIERHQLKSVDIMGPLMGLLKDSFNENPYNQPGRVHRLDDAYFKKIDAIEFAVKYDDGKDPKGLPKADIVLIGVSRTSKTPLSQYLAHKSYKVMNVPIVPEVTPPEALFEIDPSKCIALRISEDKLNRIRKQRLKQLGLSDLARYANEARIKEEIQFFEEIVEKIGCPIIDVSDKAIEETANDVLHIIEQQAK, from the coding sequence ATGGAAGATATAAAGATTATCATCGCATCCGATTCGATTGGGGAAACAGCAGAACTTGTAGCAAGAGCATGTGTTTCTCAATTTAATCCCAAAGAATGTAAACATGAGTTTTTAAGATATCCATATATTGAGACATTTGACAATATCGACGAAGTTATTCAAGTTGCTATTGATCAAAACGCTATTATAGTTTATACGCTTGTTAAACCTGAGATGAAAGATTATATGGAGGATAAAATAGAAAGGCATCAACTTAAATCTGTAGATATTATGGGGCCATTAATGGGATTATTAAAAGACTCATTTAACGAGAATCCATATAATCAACCAGGCAGAGTACATCGATTAGATGATGCTTACTTTAAAAAAATAGATGCTATTGAGTTTGCGGTTAAATATGATGATGGTAAGGATCCTAAAGGCTTACCTAAAGCAGATATCGTGTTAATAGGTGTTTCAAGAACATCTAAAACACCTTTATCTCAATATTTAGCACATAAAAGTTATAAAGTAATGAATGTGCCAATTGTACCGGAAGTTACTCCACCAGAAGCTTTATTTGAGATAGATCCTTCTAAATGTATTGCACTTCGTATTAGTGAAGATAAATTAAATCGAATTCGTAAGCAACGATTAAAACAGTTAGGATTAAGTGATTTAGCGAGATATGCAAATGAAGCACGTATTAAAGAAGAAATTCAATTTTTTGAAGAAATAGTTGAAAAAATTGGTTGTCCTATCATTGATGTTTCAGATAAAGCAATTGAAGAAACTGCGAATGATGTGCTACATATTATAGAACAGCAAGCAAAATAA
- the dnaG gene encoding DNA primase, protein MRIEQSVINEIKEKTDILDLVSEYVKLEKRGRNYIGLCPFHDEKTPSFTVSEDKQICHCFGCKKGGNVFQFTQEIKDISFVEAVKELGERVNIQVDVGNTSQQTTQIASDDLSMIEMHESIQEYYMYALMKTVEGEEALNYLMSRGFTEELIKSRGIGYAPNSSHFCHDFLEKKGYDIELAYEAGLLSRNEENFSYYDRFRDRIMFPLMNAHGRIVGYSGRTYNNQEPKYLNSPETPIFQKRRLLYNLDKARKSIRKNDEVILLEGFMDVIKADYSGLKTVVASMGTALSDEHITVLKKLTSNITLMFDGDFAGQEATLKTGQTLLQQGLNVFAVQLPKNMDPDEYITKYGKEKFLEFVNNEKKSFILFKVNSHKDEINNNDLAYERYLKEVTQDIAMMNSSILQKKVVQDVADIFNVDQNTLNNNVNYQQQYIPNDVYYPSDYEHHNNDNNSPNISAIFTHLNKQEKAQRALLKHFMNDKDIFLNYHKEIEDEDFTNKYFQSIYKLLKEYYAENDKYTISDIILYVNDNDVREAVIALDNYELNNEPYDNEIDDYIKSINEHKYEDSIEELNHKLREASRIGDVEMQKYYLGLIVNKNKQRM, encoded by the coding sequence TTGCGAATTGAACAGTCAGTTATTAATGAAATAAAAGAAAAAACAGATATTCTAGATTTGGTTAGTGAATATGTGAAATTAGAGAAGAGGGGACGCAATTACATCGGTTTGTGTCCTTTTCATGATGAAAAAACGCCATCTTTTACAGTTTCAGAAGATAAACAAATTTGTCATTGTTTTGGCTGTAAAAAAGGCGGAAATGTTTTTCAATTTACTCAAGAAATTAAAGACATTTCATTTGTTGAAGCAGTTAAAGAGCTAGGTGAGCGTGTCAATATACAAGTTGATGTTGGTAATACTAGTCAACAAACTACGCAAATTGCTTCAGATGATTTAAGTATGATTGAAATGCATGAAAGCATCCAAGAATACTATATGTACGCCTTAATGAAGACGGTTGAGGGTGAAGAAGCGCTTAATTATTTAATGAGTCGTGGATTTACTGAAGAACTTATTAAGTCGCGTGGTATAGGTTATGCACCGAATAGCTCTCATTTTTGTCATGATTTTCTTGAGAAAAAGGGCTATGATATTGAACTTGCTTATGAAGCAGGTTTATTATCACGAAACGAAGAGAACTTCAGTTACTACGATCGCTTTAGAGACCGTATTATGTTTCCGCTAATGAACGCGCATGGCAGAATTGTTGGCTATTCCGGACGAACTTATAATAATCAAGAACCTAAATATTTGAATAGTCCTGAGACACCCATTTTCCAAAAAAGAAGATTACTTTATAACCTTGATAAAGCTAGAAAGTCTATTCGTAAAAATGATGAAGTGATACTACTAGAAGGATTTATGGATGTTATTAAGGCAGATTATTCCGGTCTTAAAACTGTAGTGGCAAGCATGGGTACTGCTTTATCAGATGAGCATATTACTGTGCTTAAAAAGCTCACTTCTAATATTACCCTTATGTTTGATGGGGACTTTGCAGGTCAAGAGGCTACGCTTAAAACAGGCCAAACCTTGTTACAACAAGGGCTAAATGTGTTTGCTGTACAGTTACCTAAAAACATGGACCCAGATGAATATATCACAAAATATGGAAAAGAGAAGTTTTTAGAATTTGTTAATAATGAGAAAAAGTCATTTATTTTATTTAAAGTAAATAGTCATAAAGATGAAATTAATAATAATGACTTAGCTTACGAGCGTTATCTTAAAGAAGTGACGCAAGATATCGCAATGATGAACTCTTCTATCTTGCAAAAGAAAGTAGTTCAAGATGTAGCTGATATATTTAATGTTGATCAGAATACATTAAACAATAATGTTAATTATCAACAACAATATATACCAAATGATGTCTATTATCCATCTGATTATGAACATCATAATAATGATAATAATTCCCCAAATATTTCGGCTATTTTCACACATTTAAATAAACAGGAAAAAGCGCAACGTGCTTTGCTTAAACATTTTATGAATGACAAAGATATCTTTTTAAATTATCATAAAGAAATTGAAGATGAAGATTTCACAAATAAATATTTTCAAAGCATTTATAAACTCTTAAAAGAATATTATGCCGAAAATGATAAATACACGATTAGTGATATCATTTTATATGTAAATGATAATGACGTGCGAGAAGCAGTGATTGCCTTGGATAATTATGAATTAAATAATGAACCCTATGATAACGAGATTGATGATTATATTAAAAGTATAAATGAACATAAATATGAAGATTCAATTGAAGAATTAAATCATAAATTGCGTGAAGCCTCACGCATAGGCGATGTTGAAATGCAAAAATACTATTTAGGACTAATCGTAAATAAAAATAAACAGAGAATGTAA
- the rpoD gene encoding RNA polymerase sigma factor RpoD, translated as MSDNQVKIKKQTIDPTLTLEDVKKQLIDKGKKEGHLSHEEIAEKLQNFDMDSDQMDDFFDQLNDNDISLVNEKDSSDTDEKLNPNDLSAPPGVKINDPVRMYLKEIGRVNLLSAQEEIELAKRIEQGDEVAKSRLAEANLRLVVSIAKRYVGRGMLFLDLIQEGNMGLIKAVEKFDFSKGFKFSTYATWWIRQAITRAIADQARTIRIPVHMVETINKLIRVQRQLLQDLGRDPAPEEIGEEMDLPPEKVREILKIAQEPVSLETPIGEEDDSHLGDFIEDQEAQSPSDHAAYELLKEQLEDVLDTLTDREENVLRLRFGLDDGRTRTLEEVGKVFGVTRERIRQIEAKALRKLRHPSRSKRLKDFMD; from the coding sequence ATGTCTGATAACCAAGTTAAAATTAAAAAACAAACAATTGATCCGACATTAACATTAGAAGATGTTAAAAAACAATTAATTGATAAAGGTAAAAAGGAAGGTCATCTTAGCCATGAAGAAATTGCTGAAAAGCTACAAAATTTCGACATGGATTCAGATCAAATGGATGATTTCTTTGACCAATTAAATGATAATGATATCAGTTTAGTAAACGAAAAAGATAGTTCAGATACGGATGAGAAATTAAATCCGAATGATTTAAGTGCCCCTCCAGGTGTTAAAATTAATGATCCAGTAAGAATGTATCTAAAAGAAATCGGACGCGTTAATCTTCTTAGTGCTCAAGAAGAAATTGAATTAGCTAAACGTATCGAACAAGGTGATGAAGTGGCTAAATCACGCCTTGCAGAAGCTAACTTACGTTTAGTTGTAAGTATCGCTAAAAGATATGTTGGTCGAGGCATGTTATTCTTAGATTTAATCCAAGAAGGTAACATGGGTCTTATTAAAGCAGTTGAAAAATTCGACTTTAGTAAAGGATTTAAGTTCTCAACTTACGCTACATGGTGGATTAGACAAGCGATTACACGTGCAATTGCAGACCAAGCACGTACTATTCGTATACCTGTGCATATGGTAGAAACAATTAATAAATTAATTCGTGTTCAAAGACAATTATTACAAGATTTAGGTCGTGATCCAGCTCCTGAAGAAATTGGGGAAGAAATGGATTTACCTCCTGAAAAAGTACGTGAAATTCTTAAAATTGCTCAAGAACCAGTATCACTTGAAACACCAATTGGTGAAGAGGACGACAGTCATTTAGGTGACTTTATCGAAGACCAAGAAGCGCAAAGTCCTTCTGATCACGCAGCATATGAATTATTAAAAGAACAATTAGAAGATGTATTAGATACATTAACTGATCGTGAAGAAAACGTTCTACGCTTAAGATTTGGTTTAGATGATGGCAGAACTCGTACTCTAGAAGAAGTAGGGAAAGTATTTGGCGTTACTAGAGAACGTATCCGTCAAATTGAAGCCAAAGCACTTAGAAAACTTAGACACCCAAGTCGTAGTAAACGTCTTAAAGATTTCATGGACTAA
- a CDS encoding tRNA (adenine(22)-N(1))-methyltransferase TrmK, producing MINLNERLKVVSRYLLPGMMADIGSDHAYLPIYALQNSLCQTAIAGEVIKGPFEAAQRNVTEYQFNHLIDVRLGDGLSVINQDDNVQNITICGMGGPLIAKILDEGKDKLKNHPRLILQSNIQTEVLRQTLQSLNYEIIAEEIIEEKGHIYEIVVSEYNDNIEHLNKFNLKFGPKLIEHKTSIFYKKWRRELEALEHIRKQLNSEVHHERLKEIENEISLIKEVLDDEN from the coding sequence ATGATTAATTTAAATGAAAGATTAAAAGTTGTAAGTCGATATTTATTACCTGGTATGATGGCAGATATTGGATCAGATCATGCTTATTTGCCTATCTACGCACTTCAAAATAGTCTTTGTCAAACTGCTATAGCAGGTGAAGTAATTAAAGGTCCTTTTGAAGCTGCACAAAGAAACGTAACAGAATATCAATTTAATCACTTAATTGATGTTCGTTTAGGCGATGGCTTAAGTGTGATTAATCAAGATGATAACGTTCAAAATATTACTATTTGTGGCATGGGCGGTCCTTTAATTGCTAAAATTTTAGATGAGGGTAAAGATAAATTAAAGAATCATCCTCGTTTAATTTTACAAAGCAATATCCAAACTGAAGTATTGCGTCAAACATTACAAAGTTTGAATTATGAAATTATTGCAGAAGAAATTATTGAAGAAAAAGGTCACATATACGAAATAGTTGTAAGTGAATATAATGATAATATTGAACACCTAAATAAATTTAATTTAAAATTTGGTCCTAAATTAATTGAACATAAAACATCTATTTTTTACAAAAAATGGCGTAGAGAATTAGAGGCATTAGAACACATTCGTAAACAATTGAATTCAGAAGTTCATCATGAGAGACTTAAAGAGATAGAAAATGAAATATCATTGATTAAAGAGGTGCTAGATGATGAAAATTAA
- a CDS encoding Nif3-like dinuclear metal center hexameric protein: protein MKIKQLMSVINKNVPLNTAEEWDNVGLLIGTNDKEITGILTTLDCTDAVVDQAIMKGFNTIIAHHPLIFKGVKNITDDGYGKLIRKIISNDIQLIALHTNLDNHVDGVNEMLAQKLNLQKIKFLNNEQETYYKVQTYIPKENVEDFKDSLDRAGLAQEGNYEYCFYESEGRGQFKPVGNANPHLGQIDSIEYVDEVKIEFMIKNHQRFLAENTIIENHPYETPVYDFIKMTKTANYGLGKIGEVAEPVAIKDFVTQVKQQLQIPSVRFAGDENAIIRKVAIIGGAGIGFEHMASAKGADIFITGDIKHHDALDAKTDGINLLDINHYSEYVMRDGLKDLLNQWLFEFSVDFKIESSDINTDPFTYM from the coding sequence ATGAAAATTAAGCAATTAATGTCTGTAATTAATAAGAATGTTCCTTTAAATACTGCGGAAGAGTGGGATAATGTAGGTCTATTGATTGGAACTAATGACAAGGAAATTACTGGCATATTGACTACACTGGATTGTACTGATGCCGTAGTAGATCAAGCAATAATGAAAGGGTTTAATACGATAATTGCTCACCATCCCTTAATTTTCAAAGGAGTTAAAAATATTACTGATGATGGATATGGTAAATTAATTCGTAAAATTATTTCTAATGATATTCAGCTTATTGCTTTGCATACTAATCTTGATAATCATGTTGACGGCGTTAATGAAATGCTTGCTCAAAAATTAAATCTGCAAAAAATTAAATTTTTAAATAATGAACAAGAAACGTATTATAAAGTGCAAACTTATATTCCAAAAGAAAATGTTGAAGACTTTAAGGATAGTTTAGATCGTGCAGGTCTAGCGCAAGAAGGTAATTACGAATATTGTTTTTATGAGTCAGAAGGAAGAGGACAATTTAAACCAGTCGGAAATGCTAATCCTCATTTAGGACAAATTGATAGTATTGAATATGTAGATGAAGTAAAAATAGAGTTTATGATTAAAAATCATCAACGATTTTTAGCTGAAAATACAATTATTGAAAATCATCCGTATGAAACACCAGTTTATGACTTTATTAAAATGACTAAAACTGCTAATTATGGTTTAGGAAAAATTGGAGAAGTTGCTGAACCTGTAGCAATTAAAGATTTTGTAACGCAAGTGAAACAACAACTACAAATTCCTAGCGTCAGATTCGCTGGTGATGAGAATGCTATTATACGCAAGGTAGCTATTATTGGCGGTGCTGGCATCGGCTTTGAACATATGGCATCTGCCAAAGGAGCAGATATCTTTATTACTGGAGATATTAAACATCATGATGCTTTAGATGCTAAAACTGATGGTATTAATTTACTAGATATTAATCACTATAGTGAATATGTTATGAGAGATGGACTTAAAGACTTATTAAATCAATGGTTGTTTGAATTCAGTGTTGATTTTAAAATTGAATCCTCTGATATTAATACTGATCCTTTCACTTATATGTAA